DNA sequence from the Methanolobus sp. ZRKC5 genome:
TATCTTGCACCTTCTGCACCCACATCTCCGATAAGATGGAGGATAACATCCTTGGAATAGACGTGCTTTGGAAGCTTTCCTTCGACTTCGAACCTTATGGTCTCAGGCACTTTGAACCAGAGCTTTCCTGATGCGAACACAGCTGCCATGTCGGTTGAACCGATACCTGTTGAGAACGCGCCAAGTGAACCATAGGCACAGGTGTGTGAGTCAGAACCTACTACCAGGTCTCCGGGTTTGACGTGTCCCTTCTCAGGCATTACCTGATGGCAGACACCTTCAAAAACGTCATAATTAATAATTCCCTGCTCTTTGGCAAATTTCCTGAGCATGGTGTGGTTGGCTGCAGCATTAAGTGAGTCTGCAGGAACCTGATGGTCGAAAAGAATAACTATCTTGCTTGGGTCCCATACCTTCTTTTCTTCCTTGTCCCTCATTATTTCGTAGAAACCGTCTACGGCAAGAGGTCCTGTGATGTCATGGGTCATTGCCCTGTCTATATTTGCCATTACGAATTCTCCGGCTTTTACCGTCTTACCGGCAGCCTTTGAAAAGATCTTCTCAGAGATCGTCATAGGTTCATTGTTAGTGGACATGTTTATTCCTGCATAATGTTTATTCATTATAAATCAATCGATAAGCTTAAATTCAAATATTTTTGTTATATTACAGGTTCCCTCACTATTATGAACGGCGTAATTTAAGTAGCCTTGCTTCATGTTAGATTCTGCGATAATCTGTCCATTTTCACCTTTTGTGAATCCATTATAGTTCTCATATGTAAGGATAGTATCCTGCAGTTCACACAGGTATCTTTTAAGCACCTGGTCAGCAATTTCTTTACTTTTTAGCCATGTGCTTTTCCTTCCCAGTCCTTCACATTCTGAAGTTTTGAGTTTGAGTCCTTCCATGTAGAATGGGTACGTGCTGCACAGGAGTGGTCTTAGTTTATATATTCTGCATCGGTTGTCCGTTTTTTCATCCGGGATAAAGGTGCAATCCCTGTTTTTTTTTCTGTGGAGCATCCATCCGAATGTATGGATATTGCCATCTTCATCTATCATGCCGGATTCTTTTTGAAAGCTGTATTCTTCTTCTGCAGAGTCCATTTCTATGTTTAATGGTTCTGCTATGTTATTCCATTCAATGTTGCTGCCGTTTTGTATGCTGCGGATCTCAGCAGGGACAACAGCAACCCGGTTATCTCCATGTTCCCGGCGGCAGCATTTCCCACACATCAGGCAATCAAATCCTATATTGTGGATCTCATCTGCAAGTTCATCGGTATCTATCTGTTTTGCAGTTTGCAACTCTTCTTCCAGCTGCATGATGAGGATATCTCTGAATCTGATGTTCATTTTCCGGTATCTCAAAATTAAGGATTTCTTAATGCAAAAAAGTAAGATTAGAAGAGGTTATTCATCTGCCTCTTCTACACCCACAGCTGCTAAGAATCTTTTTACAACTGCTTCATTGACAAGCCTGAGAAGGGTCTGACGGTCCTTTGCAGCGCTGAACACTCCCAGTGGAATCTGTGCTGCTGCTGCAGTTGCATGTCCTCCTCCTGCTTCTTCACCGAATGCACGTTTCATAATGTCGCCAAGGTTTACCCTGATGTCATTACTGCGGCCGGAAATGTATATCTTTTCTTCAGTGACGCCAAACACAATGGAAGTTGATATACCTTCGAGGTTAAGAAGATAGTCTGCTGCCTGTGGTAAAGTATCCCTGTTGCGTATACTTCCCACGTTGGAAAGCAGGTAACTTCCGACGACCTGACGTCTGTTTATGGCTTCACCAAGTACGTCCAGTGTTTCTATAGACATGGAAGGACGTTCCAGCTGTTCCAGTACGTCGTGGTCAGAGAGGGGATACAAATATGAAGCAGCTGAAAGATCGGCAGAATCAGTGTTCCTCTTAAAATCAAGTGTATCGGTCCTGATGCCGTAAAGCAGAGCAGTTGCCAGATCACTATTGATGTCCACGTTGAGTTCCTGCAGATACTTTGTCAGTATAGTGGCAGCTGCACCAACATTCGGACGAATGTCTATGAAGTCCGCATCAATTTCAGCGTCCGGAATGGGATGGTGGTCAATGATTATATTTACGCGTGTTTCAAGTGGCAGGGAATTATTTGCACCGGGTACTGAGCAGTCAACCAGTGCTAAATTCTCATATCCTGTGAATCCTACATCTTCCGCCCTGTACAGATCGATTCCAAGCAGGTTCACAAAAGCCTTGTTCTCCTGATGCCCAATTTCTCCATGATATATAATATCAGCAAGCACATTGAAGGACGCTGCAATCGTCTTTAGCGCAAGGGCACTGGAAATTGCATCCGGGTCCGGATTATCATGGACTACAATTGCAAGTTTCCTTCCTTTGTTTGCCTCAAACCACTGGGTCAGTTTATTTCCCCTTCGCATCGCTTCGGCACGCTCAAGTGATCTTGAAAGAGATTTTGCTACCATTCTGGGTGGCATGATGACAAGGTCTGCCCCCATAGTTTCCATTTCCTGCATGTTTATAACATCAGGGGCTCTCACTACGCAGTAAATATCCTGGGATACCTTGTTCCTGACATTCTTTAGGGCCGTAGCATTTGCTTTAGGGTCAGAGCTAAGGATAAGTATTCCTGCAAGATTCTTAGTATTGATAATGTCAAAAAGTGCAGGATCGCTGACATCACCAACAATAGCCTCGTAAGCTTCTTCGCGAAGTGTCTCTACTTTTTGGGAGTCCTTGTCCACTATGATGATCTCTTTGTCAAGTTCCCTTAATTCCTTGGCTAATGCAAAACCAAAACTCCCACTTCCTAATATGAGGTATGTGGGTTTGATCTTTGTTTTGTCAGTTGCGCTAATCTCCTTTGCAACGTTGTTAATAAAAACGACCTCCATTTCGTATAAGAGTTATATTAGCATAAAATAATTTTGAATATAATTATAGAAATAATACATCAACTGATAAATAGAATGCAAACTAAGGAATAAATAGGTAACCATGTTCTCTATCAGCTCTTTGAAAATGCGCTCTGTTGATTCTAACTGTGCATATCTTGGTCTCAGTCCGCTCCAATTGATGGAAAATGCAGGTGCTGCAATTGCCCGGGAAATAAGTTCCAGAATAAGTTCTGGAGAAGTTCTTTTTGTTTCAGGAAGGGGCAACAACGGGGGCGATACATTCGTTGCTGCAAGACACCTTGCGCTAAATGATGCTTACGATGTAAGGGTGATACTTCTGGGCCATTCTTCCCGTATCAGAACAGAAGAATCAATGCATAATTTTTCCCTTCTTACATACAGTGGTATAAAAGAACTAAGGGAAATTACTGACTCAAAAGAGCTGGAACAGTATTGCGGATGGAACAATGCTGATATTATTGTTGACGGGATTTTGGGTTCCGGGATAAAAGGTGCTCCAAGAGAGCCGGAATCTACTGCTATAGATCTGATAAATTCTTCCGGTTCGTATGTCCTCTCTATAGATTCCCCTTCAGGGTATGACCTTGATGGTGGAGAGATTGCAAAAAGTGTTTTTGCCGATATGACAATTACCTTTCATAGAATGAAAACCGGTCTGGAACTCCCTGGATGTGGCAAGTACACAGGTGCAGTGAAAGTGGTTCCTATCGGTGTCTGCATGGATGCAGAGGATTATGTGGGTCCCGGTGACCTGATGAACCTTGCTCACAGGGGACAACATTCTCATAAAGGGAACTCAGGTCGTGTTCTTGTGGTAGGTGGTGGTGCCTACTACGGGGCCCCGGGCCTTGCAGCCATGGCAGCACTTCGTACAGGTGCCGATATTGTGACAGTGGCAGTACCTGAGAACGTTGCAGACACAGTTGCCTCCTTCTCTTCTAATTTAATAGTTGTACCACTTTCAGGTAAGCGGCTGAACCCTGAAAATCTGCCTGTACTGAAGGGTCTTATAACATCTCATGATGTTGCTGTCATAGGACCTGGTATTGGCCGGGATGCAGAAACCCTTGAAACAGTGGAGCAACTCTTGACTTTCTGTAAAAAGGCAGTAGTTGATGCGGATGCACTTTTCAATCTGAATTTGCCTGTGAAAAGTGAGGGTGAATTCATTTTGACCCCTCATTCTGCGGAATTTTCCCGCTTATCGGGGATGGCAGTTCCTCACGCTCTTGATGAAATGAAAAATCTTGTAAACCAGTTTGCCGGGCAAAAAGAAGTCACACTGATCCTGAAAGGTGGAATTGATATAATT
Encoded proteins:
- a CDS encoding YkgJ family cysteine cluster protein, with product MNIRFRDILIMQLEEELQTAKQIDTDELADEIHNIGFDCLMCGKCCRREHGDNRVAVVPAEIRSIQNGSNIEWNNIAEPLNIEMDSAEEEYSFQKESGMIDEDGNIHTFGWMLHRKKNRDCTFIPDEKTDNRCRIYKLRPLLCSTYPFYMEGLKLKTSECEGLGRKSTWLKSKEIADQVLKRYLCELQDTILTYENYNGFTKGENGQIIAESNMKQGYLNYAVHNSEGTCNITKIFEFKLID
- a CDS encoding DHH family phosphoesterase, whose protein sequence is MEVVFINNVAKEISATDKTKIKPTYLILGSGSFGFALAKELRELDKEIIIVDKDSQKVETLREEAYEAIVGDVSDPALFDIINTKNLAGILILSSDPKANATALKNVRNKVSQDIYCVVRAPDVINMQEMETMGADLVIMPPRMVAKSLSRSLERAEAMRRGNKLTQWFEANKGRKLAIVVHDNPDPDAISSALALKTIAASFNVLADIIYHGEIGHQENKAFVNLLGIDLYRAEDVGFTGYENLALVDCSVPGANNSLPLETRVNIIIDHHPIPDAEIDADFIDIRPNVGAAATILTKYLQELNVDINSDLATALLYGIRTDTLDFKRNTDSADLSAASYLYPLSDHDVLEQLERPSMSIETLDVLGEAINRRQVVGSYLLSNVGSIRNRDTLPQAADYLLNLEGISTSIVFGVTEEKIYISGRSNDIRVNLGDIMKRAFGEEAGGGHATAAAAQIPLGVFSAAKDRQTLLRLVNEAVVKRFLAAVGVEEADE
- a CDS encoding NAD(P)H-hydrate dehydratase, which translates into the protein MFSISSLKMRSVDSNCAYLGLSPLQLMENAGAAIAREISSRISSGEVLFVSGRGNNGGDTFVAARHLALNDAYDVRVILLGHSSRIRTEESMHNFSLLTYSGIKELREITDSKELEQYCGWNNADIIVDGILGSGIKGAPREPESTAIDLINSSGSYVLSIDSPSGYDLDGGEIAKSVFADMTITFHRMKTGLELPGCGKYTGAVKVVPIGVCMDAEDYVGPGDLMNLAHRGQHSHKGNSGRVLVVGGGAYYGAPGLAAMAALRTGADIVTVAVPENVADTVASFSSNLIVVPLSGKRLNPENLPVLKGLITSHDVAVIGPGIGRDAETLETVEQLLTFCKKAVVDADALFNLNLPVKSEGEFILTPHSAEFSRLSGMAVPHALDEMKNLVNQFAGQKEVTLILKGGIDIISNGQIMRLNRTGNAGMTVGGTGDVLTGITGALFAINDAMDAASCAVFISGGAGDLAFEEKGSGLLATDIIERITDVM